In Pedobacter sp. WC2423, the following are encoded in one genomic region:
- a CDS encoding TetR/AcrR family transcriptional regulator, with product MRARDIEKENLVKKIAVETIAQGGFESFSMNKLAKACGISVATLYIYYKDKDDLLSQLAVEHGKMLANTMLHNFDAEASFEDGLRQQWENRYRDLINNPTLSKFNEQLRASVYQDQFLSTLMKGALAPLQRFNDNIVSRGEVREMPFEVYWSVAFAPLYALIKFNNEGQSLGGKPFKMTDEMLWEAFDLVVKGLRK from the coding sequence ATGCGCGCAAGAGATATAGAGAAAGAGAACCTGGTAAAAAAAATTGCTGTAGAAACTATAGCACAAGGTGGTTTTGAAAGTTTTAGTATGAATAAGCTCGCCAAAGCTTGTGGCATTTCCGTAGCCACACTTTATATTTATTACAAGGACAAGGATGATCTTCTTTCGCAGCTTGCAGTGGAGCATGGTAAGATGCTGGCCAATACCATGCTTCACAACTTTGATGCGGAGGCCTCTTTTGAAGATGGATTACGTCAGCAGTGGGAAAACAGGTATCGTGATCTGATCAATAACCCAACACTGAGCAAATTTAATGAGCAGTTGAGAGCCTCTGTTTATCAGGATCAGTTTCTTTCTACTTTAATGAAAGGTGCCTTAGCTCCACTTCAAAGATTCAATGACAATATTGTCTCTCGGGGAGAAGTCCGGGAAATGCCTTTCGAGGTTTACTGGTCAGTGGCCTTTGCACCTCTTTACGCTTTAATCAAGTTTAACAATGAAGGGCAAAGCCTGGGTGGTAAACCATTCAAAATGACTGATGAGATGTTATGGGAGGCGTTTGATTTAGTAGTCAAAGGATTAAGAAAATAA
- the miaA gene encoding tRNA (adenosine(37)-N6)-dimethylallyltransferase MiaA, with the protein MQLEKNPLLIILGPTASGKTKLAVSVADILDGEIISADSRQVFKDMDLGTGKDLHEYQIGEKLIPYHLINIREAGESYNVNSFKDDFYQIFEHLNQQHKVPVLCGGTGMYMHSILQNHQYTAVPVNEELRTSLSAFDIDALRKVLAGYPAALTAHADLSSAKRLVRAIEIAAYLQQHTLAAENRPLLNPLVIGLGGEVDSRRERIYQRLNERFDNGLIAEVEGLLARGVSAEKLIFYGLEYKFITEYLQNKLTLPELKEKLYIAIRQFAKRQMTFFRKMEKDGIMINWLDSSRSTAQLTQEVIKLYKESFKR; encoded by the coding sequence ATGCAATTAGAGAAAAATCCACTTTTAATTATACTTGGCCCAACAGCTTCAGGGAAAACTAAACTTGCGGTTAGTGTTGCCGATATATTGGACGGAGAGATTATCAGTGCAGACAGCAGACAGGTATTTAAAGATATGGATCTTGGAACAGGAAAGGATCTGCACGAATACCAGATCGGTGAAAAGCTTATTCCATATCATCTGATCAATATCAGGGAAGCCGGGGAAAGTTATAATGTGAATTCATTTAAGGATGATTTCTATCAAATATTTGAACACCTTAACCAGCAGCATAAAGTTCCGGTATTGTGTGGCGGGACAGGAATGTATATGCATAGTATCCTGCAAAACCACCAGTACACAGCAGTTCCGGTAAACGAAGAATTGCGGACAAGTCTTTCTGCGTTTGATATTGACGCACTGCGTAAAGTATTGGCTGGTTATCCGGCTGCATTAACAGCCCATGCAGATCTTTCTTCTGCCAAGCGGCTGGTTAGAGCCATTGAAATTGCAGCCTATTTACAGCAGCATACCCTGGCAGCAGAAAATCGCCCTTTATTGAACCCCCTGGTCATTGGTTTGGGTGGAGAAGTTGATTCCCGCCGCGAAAGAATTTATCAAAGACTGAATGAGCGTTTTGATAATGGATTGATAGCAGAAGTAGAAGGGCTTTTAGCGCGGGGTGTAAGTGCTGAAAAACTGATCTTTTATGGTTTGGAGTATAAATTTATCACTGAGTATCTCCAAAATAAGCTCACTTTACCAGAATTAAAGGAGAAATTGTACATCGCAATCCGTCAATTTGCAAAGAGGCAAATGACTTTTTTCAGAAAAATGGAAAAAGACGGTATTATGATAAACTGGCTTGATTCTTCCAGAAGCACCGCTCAGTTAACACAGGAAGTTATTAAATTATATAAAGAATCATTCAAACGGTAA